In Propionimicrobium sp. PCR01-08-3, one DNA window encodes the following:
- a CDS encoding zinc-dependent metalloprotease codes for MNDNMANWFAQFGGSGGDFDFNKLIAELQQAMAAMAGQGDSTGIDWSQAKATARRVTASLGSDPVPSGPERAAVAEADRLASMWLDQHIAFEALTHPAAAWSRAEWVENTMGAWRTIAEPIVTRIADALAASFGDQFNQSEELPAELGQFGAMMAPMLRTSAGAMYTAQLASAMGKISGQVVSGSEIGVQLLGTPQVVLLPTNVAEFSSGLHISDDDIRIYLAVREGARQRLFAQVGWLAPQILALLEHYAREITIDVGAITSTIEVNDLSSLTPERLAELSEQLQGRLFSPGQNDAQREILDRLETLLALVEGWVDEATATTVNTWMPHAGDALAEAIRRRRATNGPSQQLFSALVGLDLKPRRIRDAANLWAGLTRERGIAGRDGLWAHPDLMPTAADLDDPLRLLAPDDESNAGDEMDAELAKLLERAEQERRDDPGTGSE; via the coding sequence ATGAACGACAACATGGCCAACTGGTTCGCCCAGTTCGGCGGCTCGGGCGGCGACTTCGACTTCAATAAGCTGATCGCCGAGCTGCAGCAGGCAATGGCCGCCATGGCTGGTCAAGGCGACAGCACTGGCATCGATTGGAGCCAGGCCAAAGCCACCGCGCGCCGTGTCACGGCGTCACTGGGCAGCGATCCGGTGCCCAGTGGGCCCGAAAGAGCGGCCGTGGCCGAGGCGGATCGGCTGGCAAGCATGTGGCTCGACCAGCACATCGCTTTTGAAGCCCTGACCCATCCGGCGGCCGCATGGAGCAGAGCGGAATGGGTCGAGAACACCATGGGTGCGTGGCGGACCATCGCAGAACCCATCGTGACGCGCATCGCCGATGCTCTGGCCGCCTCATTCGGCGACCAGTTCAACCAGTCGGAGGAGCTTCCCGCCGAGCTCGGCCAGTTCGGCGCGATGATGGCACCGATGCTGCGCACCTCGGCCGGCGCGATGTATACGGCGCAGCTCGCGTCGGCCATGGGCAAGATCTCCGGGCAGGTGGTATCCGGCAGCGAGATCGGCGTCCAGTTGCTCGGCACGCCACAAGTGGTCCTGCTGCCCACGAATGTGGCCGAGTTCAGTTCTGGCCTGCATATTTCGGACGACGACATCCGCATCTATCTCGCCGTCCGAGAAGGTGCCAGACAGCGTCTCTTTGCCCAGGTCGGCTGGTTGGCACCTCAGATCCTGGCCCTTCTCGAGCACTACGCGCGAGAGATCACCATCGATGTCGGCGCCATCACCTCGACCATCGAGGTGAACGATCTCAGTTCGCTGACTCCCGAGAGACTGGCCGAGCTCAGCGAGCAGCTGCAGGGCAGGCTCTTCTCCCCCGGCCAGAACGATGCGCAGCGTGAGATCTTGGACCGTCTCGAGACGTTGTTGGCACTGGTGGAGGGCTGGGTGGACGAAGCGACCGCGACAACCGTCAACACCTGGATGCCGCATGCCGGCGACGCGCTGGCGGAGGCGATTCGCCGGCGCCGGGCCACCAACGGCCCATCGCAGCAGCTGTTCTCGGCCTTGGTGGGGCTCGACCTGAAGCCTCGCAGGATCCGCGATGCGGCGAACTTGTGGGCCGGTCTCACCCGTGAGCGGGGTATCGCAGGCCGCGACGGATTGTGGGCCCATCCCGATCTGATGCCGACGGCCGCCGATCTCGATGATCCGCTGCGGCTTCTGGCCCCCGACGACGAGTCGAACGCCGGTGACGAAATGGATGCCGAGCTGGCCAAGCTTCTCGAGCGGGCCGAGCAGGAGCGCCGCGACGATCCGGGAACCGGCTCCGAGTAA
- a CDS encoding M48 family metallopeptidase: protein MPPPSETLPTATLRLPPLPDDIAGVRVRRSARRRKTISARLEDGGVVVFLPAGMPAAREQEWIDKMVERIVRKRTRTHHSDEELMAKANQIARDFLDRPAGRRLRPSSVRWVTNMNHRWGSCSVAAGTIRLSDRLQQMPDWVIGYVLAHELAHLEHTGHTRQFWELVGHYPSSERAAGYLEGWSAAQATVWGPGGGGEIAPAGDGSVDLSE, encoded by the coding sequence ATGCCACCTCCGAGCGAAACCTTGCCGACGGCCACCTTGCGCCTGCCGCCGCTGCCCGATGACATCGCCGGCGTGCGAGTGCGGCGCAGCGCCCGGCGTCGCAAGACCATCTCGGCACGGCTGGAAGATGGCGGAGTGGTGGTGTTTCTGCCGGCCGGGATGCCGGCGGCGCGCGAACAGGAGTGGATTGACAAAATGGTCGAGCGGATCGTCCGAAAGCGAACCCGCACTCACCACTCCGACGAGGAGTTGATGGCCAAGGCCAATCAGATAGCGCGGGACTTTCTGGACCGGCCTGCCGGAAGAAGGCTTCGTCCGAGCTCGGTGCGCTGGGTGACCAATATGAACCACCGGTGGGGATCGTGCAGCGTGGCGGCGGGCACAATCCGGCTGAGCGACCGCCTTCAGCAGATGCCCGACTGGGTGATCGGCTATGTGCTGGCCCACGAACTGGCGCACCTCGAGCACACCGGACACACTCGTCAGTTCTGGGAGCTGGTCGGGCACTATCCGTCCAGCGAGCGGGCGGCAGGATATCTGGAAGGGTGGAGTGCGGCTCAGGCTACCGTCTGGGGACCAGGAGGCGGGGGCGAGATTGCGCCGGCCGGCGACGGAAGCGTCGATCTTTCGGAGTAG
- a CDS encoding DUF5679 domain-containing protein, whose protein sequence is MADETYEGEFYCVKCKEKREAKGNVVVNDKGTKMAKAKCPVCGTNLNRILGRA, encoded by the coding sequence GTGGCTGACGAAACCTACGAAGGCGAGTTCTACTGCGTGAAGTGCAAGGAGAAGCGCGAGGCCAAGGGAAACGTCGTCGTGAACGACAAAGGCACCAAGATGGCCAAGGCAAAGTGCCCGGTCTGCGGCACCAACCTCAACCGCATTCTGGGTAGGGCCTGA
- a CDS encoding exodeoxyribonuclease V subunit gamma, whose product MKNYVEVTGWREACEQAAVLVQDSPAAPMAADLVVVPAAGHRRWFTQYLATRTGGPRISAGIDVETWRVFSQRFRSDAWQGESLTLAICDVLADPAQADVLAPVLHHLATPQLSPGRRYAAASRLARLFRRYLWRTPDMVASWSAGSDRSPSGADLASEERWQPALWRAVVRLLGSDPAEQHDRTLRQLEQQADPQIPQRVVLLLVDDPDPASNRLIDALGCHHEVQVIQVAGIACHHDAPGSDFLRHHNSRRDAGRESLDRPQQRSETGLASGCRAETDDGRPDPVSSAFAAFRQPKPPTLLRQVQDELRRDLPPGPRAEADDSLQIHACHGPDRQVEVLRDVLCGLFSDDPSLQPRDVVVLCTDLAEYAPLIEASFCLDPGAGFHPGHRLRVQLASAGLAGVNPALAVLSRLLALYVGRATSIDLLDFCQLPAISHRFGFGPDEIERLRELIANAQIRWGVDAAQRSRNGVAITQSTWLAGVQRLSISLALAAEPPVALGTCAPVGQVQGSDAQLIGRLAELVSRVRKVIGRFGSEATAETWAGHLREAIDLLVSLPFEDSWQLNQALSAIADFAQQAAGRTAPLDATDISCWLDGLDRSAGRRPNYGNGSLLVTDLNDLAGIGARVICVLGLDDAHFPGPAGFDGDDLLRTDGSQARQHWTWRRRAVRRQRLLDALLGATDHFVVVTQGAEQSSGRVRPAPVCISELLDACAVQGPAGAWRVDGLANTGAGSSDGEAGYHGTLVRWHPLHPHGWQDFAVSGNERVASFDQQGLQGARALQSPPKAPPPTWTLQHRCTPSPQTDIEDLIRFFCNPARALLKETVGTTRTRFDHELKTSLPISPDAREAWSVGRELFDALAAGHGLAQVRNHVWLSGQVLPGPAGAQLLDDQLDRACQVASSVRSAKTGERTLRDCRIDYADGKLQGRVPLVDDKVVVQRFGFPKPDDALACWLRLLLVVAQSDAEQPGTEGLLVGKRCYRLSAPSGEQAREILGWLVTTRRAGLRHVLPLPLRTAAAYADLLNWTWGEPMVRARQAYRDEDANWQYFFPDFDDLTQAWPGRFEKLADRLLAPLADHLAEWRPASRLGDQ is encoded by the coding sequence ATGAAGAACTACGTCGAGGTGACCGGCTGGCGCGAGGCCTGCGAGCAGGCTGCCGTGCTCGTGCAAGACTCGCCTGCCGCACCGATGGCGGCAGATCTCGTCGTGGTTCCCGCGGCCGGGCATCGCCGGTGGTTCACTCAATATCTTGCGACCAGAACCGGCGGGCCCCGAATCTCGGCAGGTATCGACGTCGAAACCTGGCGAGTGTTCTCCCAACGGTTCCGCAGCGACGCCTGGCAAGGCGAGTCGCTGACCCTGGCCATCTGCGATGTGCTCGCCGACCCGGCGCAGGCCGACGTCCTCGCGCCGGTCCTGCACCACCTCGCGACGCCGCAGCTTTCGCCGGGGCGCCGCTATGCCGCTGCGTCCAGGCTGGCCAGGCTTTTTCGCCGCTACCTGTGGCGGACGCCCGACATGGTCGCCTCATGGTCGGCTGGTTCCGACCGAAGCCCTTCCGGCGCCGATCTTGCGTCCGAAGAGCGGTGGCAGCCTGCCTTGTGGCGTGCGGTCGTCCGGCTTCTCGGCTCAGATCCTGCCGAGCAGCATGACCGAACTCTCCGGCAGCTGGAGCAACAGGCCGATCCGCAGATACCGCAGCGGGTCGTCCTGCTCCTGGTCGACGATCCGGATCCCGCCTCGAACCGCCTCATCGACGCCCTCGGCTGCCATCACGAGGTTCAGGTGATTCAGGTGGCCGGCATCGCCTGCCACCATGACGCGCCGGGCTCCGACTTTCTGCGGCACCACAACAGTCGTCGTGATGCGGGGCGCGAATCACTCGACCGGCCGCAACAACGATCCGAAACCGGTCTGGCATCCGGGTGCCGGGCCGAAACTGACGACGGCCGGCCGGACCCTGTCTCCAGCGCCTTCGCAGCCTTCCGGCAGCCCAAACCGCCTACCCTGCTGCGGCAGGTACAAGACGAGTTGCGCCGCGATCTGCCGCCCGGCCCCCGGGCCGAGGCCGATGACTCCTTGCAGATCCACGCATGCCACGGCCCGGACCGGCAGGTCGAGGTGCTCCGCGACGTGTTGTGCGGCCTGTTCAGCGATGATCCCAGCCTGCAACCGCGTGATGTGGTGGTGCTGTGCACCGATCTCGCCGAGTACGCACCGTTGATCGAGGCGTCGTTCTGTCTCGACCCGGGCGCGGGCTTTCATCCCGGCCACAGACTGAGAGTGCAACTCGCCTCCGCAGGTTTGGCAGGCGTCAACCCCGCGTTGGCGGTGCTCAGTCGACTGCTGGCGCTCTACGTCGGACGCGCAACCAGCATTGATCTCCTCGACTTTTGCCAACTACCCGCGATATCGCACCGGTTCGGCTTCGGGCCCGACGAGATCGAGCGGCTGCGCGAGCTCATCGCGAACGCCCAGATCCGCTGGGGTGTGGATGCGGCCCAGCGCAGCCGCAATGGCGTGGCCATCACGCAGTCGACCTGGCTGGCCGGCGTTCAACGATTGTCTATCAGCCTCGCGCTCGCTGCCGAGCCACCTGTCGCGCTGGGCACCTGTGCACCGGTCGGCCAGGTGCAGGGATCGGATGCGCAACTCATCGGCCGGCTCGCCGAACTCGTCTCGAGGGTCCGCAAGGTCATCGGCCGGTTCGGCAGCGAAGCGACTGCCGAAACCTGGGCAGGTCACTTGCGGGAGGCCATCGATCTGCTGGTTTCGCTGCCGTTCGAGGACAGCTGGCAGCTGAACCAGGCTCTCAGCGCGATCGCGGATTTCGCTCAGCAGGCCGCCGGGCGCACGGCGCCACTGGACGCCACCGACATCTCCTGCTGGCTCGACGGTCTCGACCGGTCAGCCGGCCGGCGTCCCAACTACGGCAACGGTTCGCTGCTGGTGACCGATCTGAACGATCTGGCAGGTATCGGGGCGCGGGTCATCTGCGTTCTCGGCCTCGACGATGCTCACTTCCCTGGCCCGGCAGGCTTCGACGGCGACGATCTGCTGCGGACCGACGGATCCCAGGCCCGGCAGCATTGGACGTGGCGCCGCCGCGCCGTCCGCCGGCAGCGGCTCCTGGACGCTCTGCTGGGCGCCACCGATCACTTTGTCGTGGTCACCCAAGGCGCCGAGCAGTCATCGGGACGGGTGCGTCCGGCCCCGGTGTGCATCTCGGAACTCCTGGATGCCTGCGCGGTGCAGGGCCCGGCCGGGGCATGGCGCGTGGACGGGCTCGCGAACACCGGGGCGGGCTCCTCCGATGGCGAAGCCGGCTACCACGGCACGCTCGTCCGCTGGCACCCTTTGCATCCGCATGGCTGGCAGGACTTCGCGGTGAGCGGCAACGAACGGGTGGCCAGCTTCGATCAGCAGGGCCTGCAAGGCGCAAGGGCCCTGCAAAGCCCGCCCAAGGCTCCGCCGCCCACCTGGACGCTGCAGCATCGGTGCACCCCCTCTCCCCAGACCGACATCGAGGATCTCATCAGATTCTTCTGCAACCCGGCCCGCGCCCTGCTCAAGGAGACCGTGGGCACCACCCGTACCCGGTTCGACCACGAGTTGAAAACCAGCCTGCCGATCTCGCCGGATGCCCGCGAGGCATGGTCGGTCGGGCGCGAGCTTTTCGACGCCCTGGCAGCAGGACACGGCCTGGCGCAGGTGCGCAACCACGTCTGGTTGTCGGGGCAGGTGCTGCCCGGGCCTGCCGGTGCGCAATTGCTCGACGATCAACTCGATCGCGCCTGCCAGGTTGCCTCATCGGTCCGAAGCGCGAAAACCGGCGAGCGGACATTACGCGACTGCCGTATCGACTACGCCGACGGAAAGCTCCAGGGCCGCGTCCCATTGGTCGATGACAAGGTCGTGGTGCAGCGGTTCGGATTCCCCAAACCGGATGATGCGCTCGCATGCTGGCTGCGGCTGCTTCTGGTCGTCGCGCAATCGGACGCCGAACAACCGGGTACCGAAGGGTTGCTGGTCGGAAAACGGTGCTATCGCCTGTCCGCACCCTCGGGCGAACAGGCACGAGAGATACTCGGTTGGCTGGTCACAACCCGCCGGGCGGGCCTTCGCCACGTGCTTCCGTTGCCGTTGCGAACGGCGGCCGCCTACGCGGACCTGCTGAACTGGACATGGGGCGAGCCGATGGTCCGCGCACGTCAGGCCTACCGGGACGAGGATGCGAACTGGCAGTATTTCTTTCCCGATTTCGATGACCTGACCCAGGCGTGGCCCGGTCGCTTCGAAAAGCTGGCAGATCGGCTGCTTGCCCCGCTCGCCGATCACCTCGCCGAATGGCGGCCTGCTTCGAGGTTGGGTGATCAGTGA
- a CDS encoding ATP-dependent DNA helicase UvrD2, whose translation MSGEASQAERVLEGLDAEQRAVATCFGRPVVVLAGAGTGKTRAITHRIAYGAASGALEARHTLAVTFTSKAAAELRHRLAGLGVPRVQARTFHAAALRQLGYFWPKVNGVELPPVAGRNFSMIAEAARTLPVSVETPLLRNLAAEISWAKVSNVPQERYPQLAGKAGREVEGLNLDQVADVLRRYEQVKKYRGVIDFDDILLCTIALLHEHPEVAAEVHDQYRSFTVDEFQDVSPIQRTLLELWLGDRSDICVVGDPNQAIHTFAGAQPAYLANFGRDHPGATTLRLRTNYRSTPQVLEAANALIAGGGRLRANREAGPAVEVQPAADEPTEAAAVTGWLVGRHRDGAPWGDLAVLYRINAQAEQFEAELRDAQVPFVVRDGDQEARPDDAVTLSTMHSAKGLEWESVAVVGLSEGLMPFALADTQAEVAEEKRLLYVALTRAKTNLRISWAIGGAPGRGHRGPSRFLRQAGLAGVAEPHVSGRRARPGRKSRTLPACYVCGQAMSEAVEIKLGRHTGCESTLDEDLFEALRQWRTSQAQSQSVPAFVIFTDATLRALAEQQPAQRAQLTKIPGIGKTKLDRYGDQLIELINDHDSCDDLA comes from the coding sequence GTGAGTGGTGAAGCATCGCAGGCGGAGCGTGTTCTCGAGGGGCTGGACGCCGAGCAGCGTGCCGTCGCGACCTGCTTCGGGCGTCCGGTCGTGGTTCTGGCGGGCGCCGGCACCGGTAAGACCCGCGCCATCACGCACCGGATTGCCTACGGCGCGGCCAGCGGTGCGCTGGAGGCCAGGCATACCTTGGCGGTCACCTTCACCAGCAAGGCGGCCGCGGAATTGCGGCACCGGCTCGCCGGTCTGGGCGTACCCAGGGTGCAGGCCCGAACCTTTCACGCGGCCGCGTTGCGTCAACTCGGCTATTTCTGGCCCAAGGTCAACGGCGTCGAGCTGCCCCCGGTGGCCGGACGCAATTTCAGCATGATCGCGGAGGCCGCCCGAACCCTGCCGGTCAGCGTCGAGACCCCGCTGCTGCGTAACCTCGCCGCGGAGATCAGCTGGGCCAAGGTCTCGAATGTTCCGCAGGAGCGATATCCGCAGCTCGCCGGCAAGGCCGGGCGCGAGGTCGAGGGGCTGAATCTGGACCAGGTGGCCGACGTGCTCAGGCGCTACGAACAGGTCAAGAAGTATCGCGGGGTGATCGACTTTGACGACATCTTGTTGTGCACCATCGCGCTGTTGCACGAGCATCCCGAGGTGGCGGCCGAGGTGCATGACCAGTACCGGTCTTTCACCGTCGACGAGTTTCAAGATGTCAGCCCGATTCAGCGCACGCTGCTCGAACTATGGCTGGGCGATCGCAGCGACATCTGCGTGGTCGGCGATCCCAATCAGGCGATCCACACCTTCGCCGGCGCCCAGCCCGCCTACCTGGCCAATTTCGGTCGTGACCACCCTGGGGCGACGACCTTGAGATTGCGCACCAACTATCGCTCGACACCACAAGTGCTGGAGGCGGCCAATGCCTTGATCGCAGGAGGGGGACGGCTGCGGGCCAACCGTGAAGCCGGCCCGGCGGTGGAGGTGCAACCCGCCGCAGACGAGCCAACGGAGGCGGCAGCGGTCACCGGGTGGCTGGTCGGCCGGCATCGGGACGGCGCACCCTGGGGCGATCTCGCCGTGCTGTACCGCATCAACGCGCAGGCCGAACAGTTCGAGGCCGAACTCCGGGACGCGCAAGTGCCCTTCGTGGTGCGCGACGGCGACCAGGAGGCGCGGCCCGACGACGCGGTGACGTTGTCGACCATGCATTCGGCCAAGGGATTGGAATGGGAATCGGTGGCCGTCGTGGGCCTGTCGGAGGGGCTGATGCCCTTCGCGCTGGCGGATACTCAGGCCGAGGTGGCCGAAGAGAAGCGGCTGCTCTATGTGGCGCTGACCAGAGCAAAAACGAATCTGCGGATCTCCTGGGCGATCGGCGGTGCGCCAGGACGCGGCCATCGCGGGCCGTCCCGTTTTCTACGGCAGGCGGGGCTGGCCGGCGTTGCGGAGCCACATGTTTCCGGTCGGCGTGCGCGTCCGGGCCGAAAGTCGCGGACGCTGCCTGCCTGCTACGTCTGCGGGCAAGCCATGAGTGAGGCCGTCGAGATCAAACTCGGACGACACACCGGATGCGAGTCCACCTTGGACGAGGACCTGTTCGAGGCCTTGCGGCAGTGGCGGACGAGTCAGGCGCAAAGCCAGTCGGTTCCGGCCTTCGTGATTTTCACGGACGCAACCCTGCGTGCCTTGGCCGAGCAGCAGCCGGCTCAGCGGGCCCAGCTCACGAAAATTCCCGGCATCGGAAAGACCAAGTTGGATCGCTACGGTGATCAGCTGATCGAATTGATCAACGACCACGACTCGTGCGATGACCTCGCGTGA
- a CDS encoding UvrD-helicase domain-containing protein yields the protein MNDIFRLDQPLPAAGTTLVLEASAGTGKTFTIAAMVARYVAAGTPLDRVLAVTFSRRATNELRDGIRHRLISTHGELRRRLAGLRPVPVSEAPLRPSEGPQAAAQVGEASADPGESATDQVTALLSAGSTEEVELRARRLAEAIGRVDDAPIFTLHTFASRMLDELGILADYDTMTRLETDPSVLIDEVIADVYLADERWQQFNFGTAVAIGRASAQHGTDAIYPSGGPEAAARARFAADVRTVFATRKRALRQLGYDDMITRLAAALTDPVSGPQAARTLSERFSVVLVDEFQDTDPAQWAFLEAGFAHRSTVLLIGDPKQAIYRFRGGDIETYSAARERADVVQRLGTNYRSDAAVVTGIENLFGPIDLGSPGVNIEMQRVDCFHRQPRLRREDAAQSPEAVQVRAIGSDQPFAIEAARALIVADLVSRVGRLLDTGYQILDDSGRWRPLRADDIAILVSTNKVGRLIHASLQAAGYPSVFTGEKNVFASQAAADWLVVLEALVERDRWHRRRAMLSCLIGWTSADISSADEDALVEMTSLFSRCARRLSDQGITAVFETLVAERHLDAQLLGEPGGEELLSDLRHVTELLNHAQSAAHLSPSALTEFLRRSIDQAGSADEDERTRRLPTDRPAVRVMTVHKAKGLQFPIVLLPEASDRFAGSADYDQPVIGHVEGRRVLDVDSPAGRASRIEAYQTEDLAESLRSFYVACTRAQSLLVCWWAPTKHNTSSSPLHRLLMNNSWHQVPQPGFPVGFANQLRCPPGVAIVPVHPDQIAHRTESSHQIGRYSGLLDARRFSDHIDRDWTRTSYTGLTAGMHDSPTPPDRGPGFDEVDVVDEVVTTDPDGEPPVSALAELVGGTQFGSLVHAVLEEVDPASPRLAADLSESVRRLQARYPLAGLDSDALTAGLEQIVTTPLGVLTDDLTLRALGAANRLAELDFEVPLGGSSSRRAVADLADCFSDLLDDNDPLHGYGELLKSSGAAHTTLAGFLTGSIDVVLQLPTDPHRYVILDYKTNRLTGFDPATMTSAMCQAHYPLQALLYEVALHRYLGWRLPGYRPESNLGGVGYLFVRGMSGADNPANRTMPSGVFTWRPPAQLIVQASEVLAGGS from the coding sequence ATGAACGACATCTTCAGACTCGACCAGCCCCTTCCGGCCGCCGGGACCACCCTGGTGCTGGAGGCCAGCGCCGGGACCGGCAAGACCTTCACCATCGCCGCGATGGTGGCGCGCTATGTGGCCGCCGGAACGCCGCTCGATCGCGTTTTGGCCGTCACCTTCTCGCGCCGGGCAACCAATGAACTGCGCGACGGCATCCGCCACCGACTCATTTCCACTCATGGCGAGTTGCGCCGCCGGCTCGCCGGGCTGCGACCGGTCCCGGTCAGCGAGGCCCCGCTTCGGCCATCAGAAGGGCCGCAGGCGGCCGCTCAGGTCGGCGAAGCATCAGCTGATCCGGGCGAATCGGCGACCGATCAGGTGACTGCGCTGCTCTCGGCCGGCTCAACCGAGGAAGTGGAGCTGCGGGCCCGACGACTCGCCGAAGCGATCGGCCGGGTGGACGACGCGCCTATTTTCACCCTGCACACCTTCGCGTCCCGAATGCTCGACGAACTGGGCATCCTCGCCGACTACGACACCATGACCCGACTGGAGACCGATCCCTCGGTGCTGATCGACGAGGTCATCGCCGATGTCTATCTCGCCGACGAGCGATGGCAACAGTTCAATTTCGGCACCGCCGTCGCTATCGGACGCGCCAGCGCCCAGCACGGCACCGACGCGATCTACCCATCCGGCGGGCCCGAAGCAGCCGCCCGAGCGCGATTCGCCGCCGATGTCCGCACGGTGTTCGCGACCCGCAAACGCGCGCTGCGGCAACTGGGCTATGACGACATGATCACCCGGCTGGCCGCCGCGCTCACCGACCCGGTCAGCGGGCCGCAGGCTGCCCGGACTCTCAGCGAGCGGTTCTCGGTCGTCCTCGTCGACGAGTTTCAAGACACCGACCCGGCCCAGTGGGCATTCCTCGAAGCCGGTTTTGCGCACCGCTCGACGGTGCTGCTGATCGGCGATCCGAAGCAGGCCATCTACCGCTTCCGCGGTGGCGATATCGAGACCTACAGTGCAGCCCGCGAGCGGGCCGACGTCGTGCAGCGGTTGGGCACCAACTATCGGTCGGACGCCGCAGTGGTCACCGGCATCGAGAATCTTTTCGGTCCCATCGACCTCGGATCGCCCGGCGTGAACATCGAGATGCAACGCGTCGACTGCTTCCACCGGCAGCCCAGGCTGCGCCGGGAGGATGCTGCCCAGTCGCCGGAGGCCGTGCAGGTGCGCGCGATCGGTTCCGATCAGCCGTTCGCAATCGAGGCCGCGCGCGCGTTGATCGTGGCCGACCTGGTCTCACGCGTCGGTCGCCTGCTGGATACCGGATATCAGATCCTCGACGATTCGGGACGCTGGCGGCCGCTCCGCGCCGATGACATTGCGATCTTGGTGAGCACCAACAAGGTCGGCCGCTTGATTCATGCCAGCCTGCAGGCCGCCGGGTATCCCTCGGTGTTCACCGGTGAGAAGAACGTCTTCGCCTCACAGGCGGCAGCCGACTGGCTGGTCGTCCTGGAGGCGCTCGTCGAGCGTGATCGTTGGCATCGGCGGCGAGCCATGCTCAGCTGCCTGATCGGATGGACGAGCGCCGATATTTCCTCCGCGGACGAGGACGCGTTGGTCGAGATGACCTCGTTGTTCTCGCGTTGCGCGCGCCGATTGAGCGATCAGGGCATCACCGCGGTCTTCGAGACGCTGGTGGCCGAACGGCACCTCGATGCGCAGTTGCTGGGTGAGCCGGGTGGCGAGGAGTTGCTCAGTGACCTGCGTCATGTGACCGAGCTGCTGAATCACGCCCAATCCGCGGCTCATCTGAGCCCGTCGGCGCTGACCGAGTTTCTCCGGCGCAGCATCGATCAGGCCGGGTCGGCCGACGAGGACGAACGCACCCGCCGGCTGCCGACCGATCGTCCGGCCGTTCGGGTGATGACCGTACACAAGGCGAAAGGCCTCCAGTTTCCGATCGTGCTGTTGCCCGAGGCATCCGACAGATTCGCCGGATCGGCCGATTATGATCAGCCGGTTATCGGGCACGTCGAGGGCCGCCGCGTGCTCGACGTTGATTCCCCGGCCGGTCGCGCATCGCGGATCGAGGCCTATCAGACCGAAGACCTCGCCGAATCGCTGCGGTCGTTCTATGTCGCCTGCACTCGCGCTCAATCGCTGCTGGTCTGCTGGTGGGCCCCCACGAAGCACAACACCTCGAGTTCTCCGCTGCACCGTTTGTTGATGAACAACTCCTGGCACCAGGTGCCGCAGCCCGGGTTCCCGGTCGGGTTCGCGAACCAATTGCGGTGTCCTCCCGGCGTGGCCATCGTGCCCGTCCACCCCGATCAGATCGCCCACCGTACCGAAAGCAGCCACCAGATCGGCAGATACAGCGGCCTGCTCGACGCCCGCCGCTTCAGCGATCACATCGACCGCGATTGGACGCGCACCTCCTACACCGGCCTGACGGCAGGCATGCATGACTCGCCCACGCCGCCTGATCGGGGGCCCGGATTCGACGAGGTCGATGTCGTTGACGAGGTCGTCACGACAGATCCCGACGGCGAGCCACCGGTTTCCGCACTGGCGGAGCTGGTGGGCGGAACCCAATTCGGCAGCCTGGTGCACGCCGTCCTCGAAGAGGTCGACCCGGCCAGCCCGCGGCTCGCGGCCGACCTCTCCGAGAGCGTGCGCCGCCTTCAGGCGCGGTATCCACTCGCCGGCCTGGATTCCGATGCGCTCACCGCAGGGCTCGAACAGATCGTCACGACACCGCTGGGCGTGCTGACCGATGATCTGACGCTACGTGCTCTGGGTGCCGCGAATCGCCTTGCCGAACTCGATTTCGAGGTGCCTTTGGGAGGCTCCTCCTCCCGGCGCGCCGTCGCCGATCTCGCCGACTGCTTCAGCGACCTGCTGGACGACAACGATCCGCTGCATGGTTACGGCGAGCTGTTGAAGTCATCGGGGGCAGCCCACACCACGCTTGCCGGATTCTTGACCGGCTCCATCGACGTGGTGCTCCAACTGCCAACCGATCCGCACCGATATGTCATCCTCGACTACAAGACGAACCGGTTGACCGGATTCGACCCGGCCACCATGACCAGCGCGATGTGCCAGGCGCACTATCCGCTGCAAGCCCTGCTGTACGAGGTCGCGTTGCATCGTTATCTCGGTTGGCGGCTGCCCGGTTACCGGCCGGAATCGAATCTGGGCGGTGTGGGCTATCTGTTCGTCCGCGGCATGAGCGGGGCGGACAACCCGGCGAACCGCACCATGCCGAGCGGCGTGTTCACTTGGCGCCCCCCGGCACAGCTGATCGTGCAGGCATCCGAAGTATTGGCTGGAGGATCATGA